In one Colletotrichum destructivum chromosome 2, complete sequence genomic region, the following are encoded:
- a CDS encoding Putative Ras-associating domain, adenylyl cyclase class-3/4/guanylyl cyclase, nucleotide cyclase, producing the protein MTRNEAGSRFSSLTSTSTDSTRSSATVRPPSNPLPASRKSSMRLKTEGNGPLVEKSFISDLSPAEPSPSTFASAPRGALSPAPSNSNSNSNVSSLRDHRLSDFANYRRDLAVLETSGGRLPSIQHNPPTATHSSSISQVAPWMSPSNGGATASTPQSQPQTTFYNDSSDNVSIASQLSPGFRPPTHRIAPQSSGSQDSPDVPYFGDERRPSLASITTLSSQGSKTSIRRGGLQKLQGFFGEEFPGRDGSESSLHSSSGRDRSRSYSHSRPTRDRNYSNATDHARDREASPSSSRPRTPVPAPEVVPFLYQEADDIARFGEAPVRDILSGPDRERYMNNENPNNPQNPPKTSSSNRSGHSIVHLPGHHHRHNRSIDDGRVLRPTVSREDSQASLQVQNPRERGGSTATMYGSNRSRAQSPTPSGGYFSSRHGTVDGSISPGSQLQPQPPQHQQQHQQQQHQQQHHSKRNLLHRLRRNKDKDDGTSRLRDLPGSTRSLAAKPSRPEFTRPDLSPSTFPLAFSGTEPGPDQDPRLAAYNQRNQTQAQTFNNRFPFSKSKGRQQRPTETQDEQIGPTDRQPGGFGTVFHLDTNLSDMEGILTKPPPLTPMDHTFITNIVDPEKVEPPPVPAKPDVVPGPNGSWNAPDSWAVRRNTEDTTYQAPDIDDIGSPPRPEEKMTPYCIRIFRSDGTFATLSMALDASVTDVISQLIKKTYATDGLENYHIILKKHDLVRVLSVAERPLLMQKRLLQQIGYEERDRIEDVGREDNSYLCRFMFLSSRESDFHSVTNDLGLGRIQKFNHVDLSGRNLITIPISLYSKASEIISLNLSRNLSLDLPRDFIQSCQNLRDIKFNNNEARRLPPSLGKAAKLTYLDVSNNRVDQLDHAELHGLHGILKLNIANNRLKALPQYFGAYKALRNLNISSNFLDRFPLFLCDVESLVELDLSFNSISSLPDQIGKLRNLEKFVITNNRLSNSLPDSFSELSGLRELDIKYNAITSINIISLLPKLEILSADHNSISQFIGSFERIRSLKLNSNPITKFEIIEPVLTLKMLNLSHCQLASIDETFNMMLNLERLVLDKNYFVSLPQHIGNLGKLEHFSIANNNVAELPTSIGCLTELRVLDVRRNNIRKLPMELWWANKLETLNASSNILENFPKPASRQPRPAGEETQTPAAVNKPNTMERIVQSPLEESLDASRRPSQNSSSTLLSVGPSPVPGSADRKSSVVSVYGKGGRKTSVVSRSTSQGTVPPMPSSATARKDSSLSSRLYSTFAGSLRNLHLAENKLDDEVFDQITMLNELRVLNLSWNYINDMPQRSIKSWPQMVELYLSGNELTTLPADDLEDGSLLQVLHINGNKFTNLPADISRAKKLAVFDCGSNYLKYNICNVPYDWNWNLNPNLRFLNLSGNKRLEIKQTITGPTIPNRESLADFNRLLNLRVIGLMDVTLTQPTIPDQSEDRRVRTSGSSAGNLPYGMADTLGKNEHLSTIDLVVPRYNSAESETLLGLFDGQALSSGGSKIAKYLHENFGHIFSMELKALKTRLNETPVDALRRAFLSLNKDLVTIAIQHTEERSQKTHRGSTTPVVLSKEDLNSGGVATVVYLQNQELYVANVGDAQAMLIQSDGSHKILTRKHDPAEPSERQRIREAGGWVSRNGRLNDLLEVSRAFGYVDLMPAVQAAPYVSNLTIREQDDIILIATREFWEYLDPALVVDFSRQERGDLMRAAQKLRDLAIAYGATNKIMVMMISVSDLKRRSERSRLHRGQSMSLYPSGVPDELQPLRRGKRNKGDVLDSTLQRLEAEIPAPTGNVSIAFTDIKNSTTLWEMYPAAMRSAIKLHNEVMRRQLRRIGGYEVKTEGDAFMVSFPTATSALLWCFAVQMSLLDVNWPSEVLNSVSCQPLYDKDNALIFKGLSVRMGIHYGEAVSEMDPVTRRMDYFGPMVNKASRISSVADGGQITVSSDFISEIQRCLENYQDTDRNGSTGSEDTFDDDQGFASSIRKDLRSLSSQGFEVKEMGEKKLKGLENPEVVYSLYPHALAGRIEHHQQHEQRTEVDKPAILQAGSELAFDTESIWALWRVSLRLEMLCSSLENVSGQGLQPPETELLERMKHRGGEVTERFLLNFMEHQVSRIETCVTSLSLRHIAIGNAPLEQLEDMRGPMSDILDQVAKQMAELARYKALYGELDEPEDGSDTE; encoded by the exons ATGACGAGGAATGAGGCCGGCTCCCGCTTCAGCTCTCTTACGAGCACCAGCACCGACAGCACCCGATCCTCGGCCACCGTGAGACCCCCCAGCAACCCGTTGCCGGCATCGCGCAAGTCGTCCATGCGCCTGAAGACGGAGGGCAATGGGCCCCTCGTCGAGAA ATCCTTCATCAGTGATCTGAGCCCAGCCGAACCGTCCCCGTCCACCTTCGCTTCCGCGCCGCGTGGAGCTTTGTCACCCGCACCATCCAATTCCAACTCCAACTCCAATGTCTCGTCCCTTCGCGATCACCGCCTGAGCGACTTCGCCAACTACCGCAGAGACCTGGCCGTCCTAGAGACCTCTGGTGGCCGTCTGCCTTCAATTCAGCACAACCCCCCAACGGCCACCCATTCTTCGTCCATCTCCCAAGTCGCTCCCTGGATGTCGCCCTCCAACGGCGGTGCCACCGCATCCACCCCCCAGAGCCAGCCCCAGACGACCTTTTACAATGATTCGAGCGACAACGTGTCCATCGCCTCTCAGCTCTCGCCGGGCTTCCGCCCCCCGACACACCGGATCGCGCCCCAGTCTTCTGGCAGCCAGGACTCGCCCGACGTGCCCTATTTCGGAGACGAGCGACGCCCTTCTCTGGCGAGCATCACGACGTTGAGCAGCCAGGGCTCCAAGACGAGCATTCGAAGAGGTGGATTGCAAAAACTGCAGGGGTTCTTTGGCGAGGAATTCCCCGGCCGCGACGGTTCGGAGAGCAGTTTGCATTCCAGTTCCGGCAGGGACCGCTCGCGTTCCTACAGCCACAGCCGGCCCACCAGAGATCGTAACTACTCCAACGCAACCGACCATGCACGCGACCGCGAggcctcgccttcctcctccaggccTAGGACGCCTGTGCCGGCTCCCGAAGTCGTCCCATTTCTCTACCAAGAAGCCGAC GATATTGCCAGGTTCGGCGAGGCCCCAGTCAGAGACATTTTGAGCGGTCCCGACCGCGAACGTTACATGAACAACGAAAATCCCAACAACCCGCAAAACCCACCAAAGACATCTTCATCAAACCGCTCTGGCCATTCAATCGTGCATCTCCctggccatcatcatcgccacaACCGGAGCATCGACGATGGCAGGGTCCTCCGGCCGACTGTAAGCAGGGAAGATTCACAGGCGAGCCTGCAAGTACAGAACCCCCGAGAACGAGGCGGCTCAACTGCCACCATGTACGGCTCCAACCGATCACGCGCACAAAGCCCGACCCCGAGCGGCGGATATTTCAGCTCGAGACACGGCACCGTCGATGGCTCCATATCGCCAGGGAGTCAGttgcagccgcagccgccacagcatcaacaacagcaccaacaacagcaacatcagcaacaacaccatTCAAAAAGAAATTTGCTGCACCGCCTGCGGCGGAACAAGGATAAAGATGACGGGACGTCTAGGTTACGCGACTTGCCTGGGTCTACCAGATCGTTGGCCGCGAAGCCATCCCGCCCCGAGTTCACCAGACCCGACCTGTCGCCGTCCACCTTCCCCCTCGCGTTTTCGGGAACCGAGCCCGGCCCGGACCAAGACCCTCGACTGGCCGCCTACAACCAGCGAAACCAGACGCAGGCGCAGACGTTCAACAACAGATTCCCCTTCTCCAAGAGCAAAGGCCGCCAACAACGGCCAACTGAGACGCAAGATGAACAGATTGGGCCGACAGACAGGCAGCCTGGTGGCTTTGGCACCGTCTTCCACTTGGACACCAATTTGAGCGACATGGAGGGCATCCTCACGAAGCCGCCTCCACTGACACCAATGGATCACACCTTCATCACGAACATCGTCGACCCCGAAAAAGTCGAACCGCCCCCCGTTCCCGCGAAACCCGATGTCGTGCCTGGGCCTAACGGGTCCTGGAACGCGCCAGACAGCTGGGCTGTTCGCCGCAACACCGAGGACACGACGTACCAGGCGCCCGACATTGATGATATTGGCAGCCCGCCCCGGCCCGAGGAGAAAATGACTCCCTACTGCATTCGAATATTCAGATCCGACGGAACATTCGCGACCCTGTCCATGGCCCTCGATGCCAGCGTCACCGACGTCATATCCCAGCTTATCAAGAAGACGTACGCGACGGACGGCCTGGAGAACTATCACATAATCTTGAAGAAGCATGATTTGGTCCGCGTGCTCTCGGTAGCCGAACGACCACTGCTAATGCAGAAGAGGTTACTGCAACAGATTGGCTACGAGGAGCGGGACCGCATCGAGGACGTCGGTCGTGAAGACAACAGCTATCTGTGCCGCTTCATGTTTCTTTCGTCACGAGAGAGCGATTTCCACTCCGTCACGAATGACCTTGGTCTCGGACGCATTCAAAAGTTCAACCACGTCGACCTTTCCGGCCGTAACCTGATTACCATTCCGATCTCGCTCTACTCCAAAGCATCTGAAATCATCTCGCTCAACCTTTCCCGTAATCTGTCCCTCGACCTTCCTCGCGACTTCATTCAGTCATGCCAGAACTTGAGAGACATTAAGTTCAATAACAATGAGGCCCGGAGGCTGCCACCGAGTCTGGGCAAGGCCGCAAAGCTCACCTACCTCGACGTTTCCAACAACCGAGTCGACCAGTTAGATCATGCCGAGCTACACGGACTGCATGGTATTCTGAAGCTTAACATCGCCAACAACCGTCTCAAGGCACTGCCTCAGTACTTTGGTGCATACAAAGCCCTGCGGAACCTCAACATATCTTCCAATTTCTTGGACAGATTCCCACTATTCCTCTGCGATGTCGAGAGCCTGGTGGAGCTGGACCTCAGCTTCAATTCCATCAGCAGCCTGCCCGACCAGATTGGAAAGCTGAGAAACCTCGAGAAGTTTGTCATCACCAATAACAGGCTGTCCAACTCCTTGCCGGACTCTTTCAGCGAGCTATCCGGCCTTCGAGAGTTGGACATCAAGTACAACGCCATCACGAgcatcaacatcatctcCTTGCTGCCGAAACTCGAGATCCTCTCGGCTGATCACAATAGCATTTCTCAGTTTATCGGCAGCTTTGAGAGAATAAGAAGCTTGAAGCTCAACTCGAACCCCATCACCAAATTCGAAATCATCGAGCCTGTTCTGACCTTGAAGATGCTTAACCTATCTCACTGTCAGCTAGCGAGCATCGATGAGACCTTCAACATGATGTTGAACCTGGAGCGTCTTGTGTTGGACAAGAACTACTTCGTCTCTCTGCCGCAGCATATAGGGAACCTAGGGAAGCTGGAGCATTTCAGCATTGCCAACAACAACGTGGCAGAGCTGCCCACGTCGATCGGCTGCCTCACCGAGCTTCGCGTGTTGGACGTGCGGAGGAACAACATCAGGAAACTGCCAATGGAGTTGTGGTGGGCGAACAAGCTTGAGACGTTGAACGCGTCTTCCAACATCCTTGAAAACTTCCCAAAGCCGGCCTCGAGACAACCGCGACCGGCAGGCGAGGAGACGCAGACGCCAGCGGCTGTCAATAAACCCAACACCATGGAACGCATTGTGCAGTCTCCTCTCGAGGAGTCCTTGGACGCTTCCAGAAGGCCAAGCCAGAattcctcgtcgacgctaCTGAGTGTTGGGCCGTCGCCTGTGCCTGGTAGCGCCGACAGGAAGAGCTCAGTTGTATCGGTGTACGGCAAGGGTGGCCGTAAAACTTCTGTGGTATCTAGGTCAACGTCGCAAGGCACCGTCCCGCCAATGCCATCTTCCGCAACGGCGAGGAAAGACTCGAGTTTGTCGTCGCGGCTCTACTCGACGTTCGCGGGGTCCCTGCGTAACCTCCACCTAGCCGAGaacaagctcgacgacgaggtctttgATCAGATCACCATGCTCAACGAGCTGCGCGTCCTGAACCTGTCGTGGAACTACATTAACGATATGCCACAACGATCGATCAAGAGCTGGCCACAGATGGTGGAGCTTTATCTCTCTGGCAACGAATTGACGACACTGCCGGCTGATGATCTGGAAGACGGCAGCTTGTTGCAAGTGCTGCACATCAATGGAAACAAGTTTACCAACCTGCCTGCCGATATATCCAGGGCTAAGAAACTTGCGGTGTTTGATTGCGGCAGCAATTATCTCAAGTACAACATCTGCAACGTCCCCTACGACTGGAATTGGAACCTCAATCCAAACTTGAGGTTTCTCAACCTGTCGGGCAACAAGCGGTTGGAGATCAAACAGACTATCACTGGCCCGACAATCCCCAATCGTGAATCGCTCGCCGACTTCAACAGGCTTCTGAACCTCAGGGTCATAGGCCTCATGGATGTCACTCTTACGCAACCCACCATCCCAGATCAAAGCGAGGATCGTCGCGTGCGTACGTCCGGTTCCTCGGCGGGCAACCTGCCCTATGGTATGGCCGACACCTTGGGCAAGAACGAGCACCTGTCGACGATCGATCTCGTAGTACCTCGGTACAACTCTGCGGAATCTGAGACTCTCTTGGGTCTGTTTGACGGCCAGGCCCTTTCCAGTGGCGGCTCCAAGATTGCCAAGTACTTGCACGAGAACTTTGGTCACATCTTCAGCATGGAATTGAAGGCTCTCAAGACGCGGCTTAACGAGACACCCGTGGACGCCCTGAGACGGGCCTTCCTGTCGCTGAACAAAGACTTGGTCACCATTGCCATCCAACACACCGAGGAGCGTTCCCAAAAGACGCATAGGGGCTCTACAACGCCCGTTGTGCTGAGCAAGGAAGACCTTAACTCTGGCGGTGTTGCGACTGTTGTCTATCTTCAGAATCAGGAACTTTACGTCGCCAATGTGGGCGATGCCCAGGCCATGCTCATTCAGTCGGACGGTTCCCACAAGATCCTCACTCGGAAGCATGACCCGGCAGAACCCAGTGAGCGCCAGCGGATTCGAGAGGCCGGAGGCTGGGTGTCTCGTAACGGTAGATTAAACGACCTTCTCGAGGTTTCCCGTGCCTTCGGCTACGTCGACCTCATGCCGGCAGTTCAGGCTGCACCCTATGTCAGCAACCTTACGATTCGCGAGCAGGATGACATCATTTTGATCGCCACGAGGGAGTTCTGGGAGTACTTGGACCCCGCTCTTGTCGTCGACTTTTCGAGACAGGAGCGTGGTGATCTCATGAGGGCAGCCCAAAAGCTACGGGACCTGGCTATCGCTTATGGCGCCACCAACAAGATTATGGTAATGATGATTAGCGTTTCTGATCTTAAGAGGAGGAGCGAGAGATCGAGGCTTCATCGCGGGCAGAGCATGTCGCTGTATCCTTCCGGCGTTCCTGACGAACTTCAACCTCTACGCAGAGGCAAGCGGAacaagggcgacgtccttGACTCCACTCTCCAGCGCCTTGAAGCCGAGATTCCGGCTCCAACGGGCAACGTGTCGATCGCCTTCACCGACATCAAGAACTCGACGACCCTGTGGGAGATGTATCCAGCCGCCATGAGATCTGCCATCAAACTGCACAACGAGGTCATGCGTCGACAGCTGCGGAGGATTGGTGGATATGAGGTCAAGACTGAAGGCGACGCGTTCATGGTATCGTTCCCGACAGCTACATCGGCGCTTCTCTGGTGTTTTGCTGTCCAAATGTCTTTGCTGGACGTCAACTGGCCCTCCGAAGTCCTCAATTCCGTTTCTTGCCAACCGCTATACGACAAGGACAACGCCCTGATCTTCAAGGGTCTCTCCGTTCGCATGGGTATTCATTATGGTGAGGCCGTCAGCGAGATGGACCCTGTGACGAGGCGCATGGATTACTTCGGTCCGATGGTCAACAAGGCTTCGCGTATTTCGTCTGTCGCCGACGGAGGACAGATCACTGTCTCATCTGACTTCATTTCCGAAATTCAACGCTGCCTTGAGAACTACCAGGACACGGACAGGAATGGGTCTACTGGATCCGAGGACACGTTCGATGATGACCAGGGTTTCGCTTCGTCGATTCGCAAGGACCTCCGATCTCTTAGTTCCCAGGGCTTTGAGGTCAAGGAAATGGGCGAAAAGAAGCTCAAGGGTCTCGAAAACCCCGAGGTCGTGTACTCGCTGTATCCACACGCTCTCGCGGGCCGCATTGAGCACCATCAGCAACATGAGCAACGTACTGAGGTCGACAAGCCTGCGATTCTTCAAGCGGGCAGCGAGCTGGCTTTCGACACCGAATCCATCTGGGCTCTGTGGCGTGTCAGTTTGAGGTTGGAGATGCTGTGCAGCTCACTCGAGAATGTATCCGGCCAAGGCTTGCAACCGCCCGAGACCGAGCTGCTGGAGAGGATGAAACACCGTGGAGGCGAAGTCACGGAGCGATTCCTGCTCAACTTCATGGAGCACCAAGTGAGCAGAATAGAG ACCTGCGTCACGAGCCTGTCGCTTCGTCACATCGCCATAGGCAACGCACCCTTGGAACAGCTCGAGGACATGCGAGGTCCCATGAGTGACATCCTTGACCAGGTTGCCAAACAGATGGCCGAGCTAGCGAGGTACAAAGCATTGTACGGCGAGTTGGACGAACCCGAGGACGGGAGCGACACGGAATAA
- a CDS encoding Putative GPI mannosyltransferase, giving the protein MKLLDIALLSLIPALITLHLLVAPDTKVEESFNIQATHDVLIYGTPTHDVAARLRATYDHFEFPGAVPRTFVGPVLLAGLGGPVVNLVGFRHAQLVVRALLGLANAAALLVFARSLAKGLGTGVMRWWVLLLAGQFHVMFYASRTLPNMFAFALTTLASANLLPSPSSKSHYARLRVSISLLVFAAAIFRSEVALLLATTGLYLLLAHQITIPRLIRPFLISFTVALAVSVPLDSYFWQKPLWPELWGFYYNAVLGSSSNWGVSPWHYYFSSALPRLLVNPLTLLLLIPLALSHPATSRIAAGLVVPPLLFIVIYSLQPHKEARFIFYAIPPLTAAAAQGANHIFTRRSKTLLYALVSVALVISVLASLAASTGMLLLSSLNYPGGDALHQLHTLVASDPSGSGGSVTSVHTDVLSCMTGVTLFNQNPGGLPKNSHARALESSLRDGAPASAMPWGPILTFDKTEDKAVLADPAFWSRFDYVLAEDPASIRGGQWETVGFVQGYAGVEILRPGSGSLYGGGDGEEEGEGKVLGRGLVVKRVRDWVRGLTGGWWVGPRMESRIRILRRTKDVGAGARIVSQ; this is encoded by the exons ATGAAGCTCCTAG ATATCGCTCTCCTGAGCCTCATACCCGCCCTCATTACGCTCCACCTCCTTGTCGCCCCAGACACAAAAGTTGAGGAGTCCTTCAATATTCAAGCTACCCACGACGTCCTCATCTACGGCACCCCCACACATGACGTTGCCGCCCGCCTGCGTGCCACTTACGACCATTTTGAGTTTCCCGGCGCCGTACCTCGGACGTTTGTCGgccccgtcctcctcgccggcctcggcgggcccgtcgtcaacctcgtcggcttccgccacgcccagctcgtcgtccgcgCCCTCCTGGGGCTCGCCAATGCCGCCGCGCTGCTGGTTTTCGCGAGAAGCTTGGCTAAGGGACTGGGGACGGGCGTGATGAGGTGGTGGGTTCTGTTGCTGGCGGGCCAGTTTCATGTCATGTTTTACGCTTCTAGGACGTTGCCCAACATGTTTGCCTTTGCGTTGA CAACGCTTGCCTCGGCAaacctcctcccctccccatcctCCAAATCTCACTACGCGCGCCTCCGCGTCTCGAtctctctcctcgtcttTGCCGCCGCAATCTTCCGCTCCGAAGTCGCCCTCCTCCTAGCGACCACGGGTCTctaccttctccttgcgCACCAGATCACGATACCCCGCCTCATCCGCCCCTTTCTGATCTCCTtcaccgtcgccctcgccgtctccgtGCCCCTCGACTCCTACTTCTGGCAGAAACCTCTTTGGCCGGAGCTATGGGGCTTCTACTATaacgccgtcctcggctcCTCATCTAACTGGGGGGTTTCTCCTTGGCACTACTACTTCTCTTCGGCGTTGCCGCGTCTGCTCGTCAACCCCCTGACTTTACTTCTCCTGATCCCGCTGGCTCTCTCCCACCCAGCGACGTCCCGCATAgctgccggcctcgtggtgcCCCCGCTCCTTTTCATCGTTATCTACTCTCTCCAGCCCCACAAAGAAGCCCGCTTCATCTTTTACGCCATTCCGCCCctgaccgccgccgccgctcaggGCGCAAACCACATCTTCACGCGCCGCTCTAAAACCCTCCTTTACGCTCTCGTCTCGGTCGCCCTTGTGATTAGCGTCCTtgcctccctcgccgcctcgaccggcatgctcctcctctcctccctaAACTaccccggcggcgacgccctccACCAGCTGCACACCCTCGTTGCCTCCGACccctcgggcagcggcggctccgTCACCTCGGTCCACACCGACGTCCTCAGCTGCATGACGGGCGTCACCCTCTTCAACCAGAACCCCGGCGGGCTACCCAAGAACTCGCATGCCCGCGCCCTCGAGAGCTCTCTCCGGGACGGCGCCcccgcctcggcgatgccATGGGGCCCAATCCTTACGTTCGACAAGACAGAGGAcaaggccgtcctcgccgacccggcGTTCTGGTCCCGCTTCGACtacgtcctcgccgaggacccAGCCTCGATCAGGGGCGGCCAATGGGAGACGGTTGGCTTCGTGCAGGGCTACGCCGGCGTTGAGATTCTGCGGCCCGGGTCCGGGTCCCTGTatggaggcggcgatggcgaggaggaaggagagggaaaggtCCTGGGCCGCGGTCTCGTGGTCAAGCGGGTTCGGGACTGGGTCCGCGGTTTGACGGGTGGCTGGTGGGTCGGGCCGCGCATGGAGTCGCGGATCCGGATTCTGAGGCGGACCAaagacgtcggcgccggtgcgcGGATCGTCTCCCAGTAG
- a CDS encoding Putative ubiquitin specific protease, papain-like cysteine peptidase superfamily has translation MAGFFNKLKSAGNTTSSPTSKDAPSKKVKEEPAPELTPLEKMLQNAGPLREDGTDKFFGLENFGNTCYCNSIVQALFYSESFRDHVIKYPLLSPSDTPNGTRPKVNVTIRPPVAKDPPNTPGAKQKGLSASESMKRRQAMTAGMPPPGAPGIRPEDKPDSPEYKKKHAMIKGPILELAQENPSAYGMEECTFTGLKDIFQALIESNTRTGVLSPQRFLEIFKRDNEMFRNSMHQDAHEFYGLVLNDVISNVEANAKRAQEREAENRDGLVQSVENALGAANLMNRPANGMGSPGTGWVHDIFEGVLTSETKCLTCETASQRDETFLDLSIDLEEHSSVTSCLRKFSAEEMLCERNKFHCDHCGGLQEAEKRMKIKRLPKVLALHLKRFKYTEDYSRLQKLFHRVVYPYHLRMFNTTDDAEDPDRLYELYAVVVHIGGNAYHGHYVSVIKTKDRGWVLFDDEMVEPVDKHFVRNFFGDKPGMACAYVLFYQETTFEKVQAEMEAEGLEEVKIASEAANVAHENGQPNGTNGTTPLSKQSTQPISPIEERESLPNLAHAQTAPVKVDAPPPEKLPPTLETAATPTASTIPTNIIRSNTAAKTDKSKDDKKREKKEQEAAEKARKQAEKDKAKQEEKQQRENMARRRDAYQREQEELRKAIEASKKSAQDDTKKKDSSSSGGFLNRSSRASKSMSKKSFGFLSKDKDKDKGESHQPSENGHNGSEGSTSQPDKTKELKERFSFNLGRKKSGNLLS, from the exons ATGGCGGGCTTCTTTAACAAACTCAAGAGTGCGGGAAAT ACCACCTCGAGCCCCACGAGCAAAGATGCGCCGAgcaagaaggtcaaggaggagcCGGCGCCAGAGCTTACTCCCCTGGAGAAGATGCTGCAGAATGCCGGGCCCTTGAGAGAAGATGGCACCGACAAGTTCTTCGGTCTTGAGAAT TTTGGCAATACATG CTACTGCAACTCGATCGTCCAGGCACTGTTCTACTCAGAATCCTTCCGTGATCATGTTATCAAGTACCCGCTGCTGTCACCTTCCGATACCCCGAACGGAACACGACCGAAAGTTAACGTGACGATCCGGCCGCCCGTCGCGAAAGACCCCCCGAATACGCCAGGAGCGAAGCAAAAGGGCCTCAGTGCCTCAGAATCGATGAAGCGCAGGCAGGCTATGACTGCGGGAATGCCCCCTCCTGGCGCGCCAGGCATTCGCCCTGAGGACAAGCCCGACTCACCGGAATACAAGAAGAAACATGCCATGATCAAGGGCCCGATTCTCGAGTTGGCGCAAGAGAACCCGTCTGCGTACGGCATGGAGGAGTGCACCTTCACCGGGCTCAAGGATATTTTCCAGGCCCTGATCGAGAGCAACACCAGGACGGGTGTCCTTAGCCCACAACGGTTCCTAGAAATCTTTAAGCGAGACAACGAGATGTTCCGAAACTCGATGCACCAGGATGCTCACGAATTCtacggcctcgtcctcaacGATGTCATCTCCAACGTCGAGGCAAATGCCAAACGCGCCCAGGAGCGGGAAGCTGAGAACAGAGATGGCCTGGTTCAGTCGGTGGAAAATGCTCTCGGTGCCGCGAACCTAATGAACCGGCCAGCGAATGGAATGGGTTCGCCAGGAACTGGCTGGGTCCATGACATCTTTGAGGGTGTTTTGACTTCAGAAACGAAGTGCCTCACCTGCGAAACGGCTTCGCAAAGAGATGAAACGTTCCTGGACTTGTCCATCGACTTGGAAGAACACTCATCGGTAACATCTTGCCTCCGCAAGTTTTCGGCTGAAGAGATGTTGTGCGAGCGCAACAAGTTTCATTGCGATCACTGCGGTGGACTTCAAGAGGCTGAAAAGCGAATGAAGATCAAGCGGTTACCAAAGGTTCTCGCGCTGCACCTAAAGCGCTTCAAGTATACCGAGGATTACAGTCGGTTGCAGAAGCTCTTTCACCGCGTCGTATATCCGTATCATCTACGCATGTTCAACACCACCGACGACGCAGAAGACCCTGACCGCCTGTATGAGTTgtacgccgtcgtcgttcaCATTGGTGGAAACGCCTACCACGGACACTACGTCTCGGTCATCAAAACTAAAGACAGGGGCTGGGTTCTCTTCGACGATGAGATGGTGGAGCCGGTTGACAAGCACTTTGTCCGAAACTTCTTCGGCGACAAGCCTGGCATGGCTTGTGCCTACGTCTTGTTCTACCAAGAAACCACCTTCGAAAAGGTACAGGCTGAGATGGAGGCTGAGGGTCTAGAGGAGGTAAAGATTGCCAGCGAAgccgccaacgtcgcccATGAGAACGGACAGCCAAACGGCACAAACGGCACAACTCCCCTTTCGAAACAATCTACGCAACCCATTAGTCCGATCGAGGAACGCGAGTCGCTCCCGAATCTCGCGCACGCGCAGACAGCTCCCGTCAAGGTGGACGCTCCACCCCCAGAGAAGCTTCCACCGACGCTCGAGACGGCCGCTACTCCTACGGCTTCTACGATCCCCACCAACATCATCAGATCCAACACAGCGGCGAAGACGGACAAGTCgaaggacgacaagaagcgcgagaagaaggagcaggAGGCCGCGGAGAAGGCGCGGAAGCAAGCCGAGAAAGACAAGGCGAAGCAGGAAGAGAAACAACAGAGAGAGAACATGGCTAGGAGAAGGGATGCCTACCAGCGAGAGCAAGAAGAGTTGCGCAAAGCAATCGAAGCCAGCAAGAAATCTGCGCAAGACgacaccaagaagaaggattCGTCCAGCTCAGGTGGGTTCCTCAACCGGTCCAGCCGGGCCAGCAAATCGATGAGTAAGAAGAGTTTCGGATTCCTGagcaaggacaaggacaaggatAAGGGCGAATCGCATCAACCGTCGGAGAACGGTCACAACGGCTCCGAAGGATCAACAAGCCAGCCAGACAAAACCAAGGAGTTAAAGGAGCGATTCAGTTTCAATCTtggcaggaagaagagcggcAACTTGCTCTCATGA
- a CDS encoding Putative hexapeptide transferase yields the protein MRSPFRTFTRRRAHESEQVQQVHVDSSVTVRLASLPQASSCLQPPATSLHRTKADMETVVGVGVGVGVGVGVGVGVGVGVGVGVGVEVGVGVYLRVRGTYLHGFIDSSGQGIRTARQGNVFTRMVLLPGSNDRLLFAAAPTRRAVRRLERCSPEAALRPHANVAAASRSPSKS from the exons ATGCGGTCGCCTTTCCGCACTTTTACCCGCAGAAGGGCACACGAGAGTGAACAGGTGCAGCAAGTCCATGTCGATTCTTCAGTCACGGTTCGTCTGGCCAGCCTCCCTCAAGCCTCCAGCTGCCTCCAACCACCAGCCACCAGCCTACACAGAACGAAAGCGGACATGGAAACAGtagtgggagtgggagtgggagtgggagtgggagtgggagtgggagtgggagtgggagtgggagtgggagtgggagtgggagtggaAGTGGGAGTGGGCGT gtacctacgtGTCCGTGGAACATACCTCCACGGATTTATCGATTCCAGCGGTCAAGGTATTCGAACTGCGAGACAGGGCAACGTCTTTACCCGTATGGTATTGCTTCCAGGCTCCAACGATCGGCTGTTATTTGCTGCTGCCCCGACCCGGCGGGCCGTTAGAAGATTGGAACGCTGCTCTCCTGAGGCTGCTTT ACGACCACACGCCAACGTCGCTGCAGCCTCCCGCTCTCCCTCTAAGTCTTAG